A stretch of Gaiellales bacterium DNA encodes these proteins:
- the betC gene encoding choline-sulfatase — protein MSGARPNIVLVMADQLAASFALGHPVVRAPHLAALAAAGTAFQSAYCASPLCAPSRSAMLAGRPASAIGVYDNAAELPAATPTIAHVLRAQGYHTALAGKMHFVGPDQLHGFEERLTTDVYPAGFDWTPDWRLPSTERLSWYHNMNGVLDTGVHEAAMQTAYDDEVCFRAVERIRELSLRPDRRPFFLVASFTNPHDPWEVRRRHWDAYRDAEIDPPAVAPIPREEADPHSLRLRDMSGIDERPLTDAEVLHARHGYYAAITYMDELVGRVLAALAATGLAEETVVVFTADHGEMAGERGLWFKMSFLDGSARIPFIWRGPGIVCQSVAGPVSHLDLAPTLAQMAGAEPMESGFAGRSLLSALAGADLPEAAVASEYLAEGVTAPAVMVRRGRYKLVRCPADPDLLYDLEADPRELHDLAGGLAHARVREELSAEAERRWDLAALREKVLQSQSQRRLVASGLAAGVHTPWDHQPYFDASRQYVRGPAASNPRPGAPLVPGGLPLPEDSPGN, from the coding sequence ATGAGCGGCGCCCGCCCGAACATCGTGCTCGTGATGGCCGACCAGCTGGCGGCGTCGTTCGCGCTCGGTCATCCCGTCGTCCGCGCGCCCCATCTGGCGGCCCTCGCGGCGGCCGGAACCGCCTTCCAGAGCGCCTACTGCGCCTCCCCGCTGTGCGCGCCGTCGCGTTCGGCCATGCTGGCCGGGCGGCCGGCCTCGGCGATCGGCGTCTACGACAACGCCGCCGAGCTGCCCGCGGCCACGCCGACGATCGCGCACGTGCTGCGCGCACAGGGCTACCACACGGCGCTGGCAGGGAAGATGCACTTCGTCGGCCCCGACCAGCTGCACGGCTTCGAGGAGCGGCTGACCACCGACGTCTACCCGGCGGGCTTCGACTGGACGCCGGACTGGCGCCTGCCGTCGACGGAGCGCCTGTCCTGGTACCACAACATGAACGGGGTGCTCGATACAGGCGTCCACGAGGCGGCGATGCAGACCGCCTACGACGACGAGGTCTGCTTCCGGGCCGTCGAGCGCATCCGTGAGCTCTCCCTGCGGCCCGACCGGCGCCCGTTCTTCCTGGTGGCCTCGTTCACGAATCCTCACGACCCCTGGGAGGTGCGGCGGCGCCACTGGGACGCCTATCGGGACGCCGAGATCGACCCGCCGGCGGTCGCCCCGATCCCGCGCGAGGAGGCCGATCCGCACAGCCTGCGCCTGCGCGACATGTCCGGGATCGACGAGCGGCCGCTGACCGACGCGGAGGTGCTGCATGCCCGGCACGGCTACTACGCGGCGATCACCTACATGGACGAGCTGGTCGGCCGGGTACTCGCCGCGCTCGCGGCGACGGGCCTCGCGGAGGAGACGGTGGTCGTCTTCACCGCCGACCACGGCGAGATGGCCGGCGAGCGCGGCCTGTGGTTCAAGATGTCGTTCCTCGACGGCTCCGCCCGGATCCCCTTCATCTGGCGCGGGCCTGGAATCGTTTGCCAGTCGGTGGCAGGGCCGGTCTCCCACCTCGATCTGGCCCCGACGCTGGCCCAGATGGCCGGCGCAGAGCCCATGGAGAGCGGGTTTGCGGGCCGAAGCCTCCTATCCGCGCTGGCCGGTGCGGACCTGCCGGAGGCCGCCGTCGCATCCGAGTATCTGGCCGAGGGTGTGACCGCGCCGGCCGTCATGGTGCGACGGGGCCGGTACAAGCTCGTCCGCTGCCCCGCCGATCCCGACCTGCTCTACGACCTCGAGGCCGATCCGCGGGAGCTGCACGACCTGGCCGGCGGACTCGCGCACGCGCGCGTGCGCGAGGAGTTGTCGGCCGAGGCGGAGCGGCGCTGGGATCTGGCCGCGCTGCGCGAGAAGGTGCTCCAAAGCCAGTCCCAGCGCCGTCTCGTGGCCTCTGGCCTCGCTGCCGGCGTGCATACGCCCTGGGACCACCAGCCCTACTTCGACGCATCCCGTCAGTACGTGCGCGGGCCGGCCGCCTCGAACCCCCGTCCCGGCGCCCCGCTCGTCCCGGGCGGCCTGCCGCTCCCGGAGGACTCGCCCGGCAATTAG
- a CDS encoding transposase, which produces MQTTAGIDLASQEHRLVVVDSDGRRLENRRYLHREGDVSALVRRLWELDIARVAIEQPNGLVVDRLLDAGIAVVAVHPNQLAAARDRYRTGGGKSDGFDGYVLAELARTDMHRLRLLQPDRDETKALRTLTRTREHLVEQRVTLVHACRERARGGGERLANRLVARRDDAGDGVRHRLDHAVAVSSDGVSESRRRV; this is translated from the coding sequence ATGCAGACCACGGCAGGGATCGACCTGGCCAGCCAGGAGCATCGGCTGGTCGTCGTCGACAGCGACGGACGCCGGCTCGAGAACCGGCGGTATCTGCACCGCGAGGGCGACGTCTCGGCGCTCGTGCGGCGGCTGTGGGAGCTCGACATCGCGCGGGTCGCGATCGAGCAGCCGAACGGGCTGGTGGTCGACCGGCTCTTGGACGCGGGCATCGCCGTGGTCGCCGTCCACCCCAACCAGCTGGCCGCTGCCCGCGACCGCTACCGCACCGGCGGCGGCAAGTCGGACGGCTTCGACGGCTACGTGCTCGCCGAACTCGCCCGCACCGACATGCACCGCCTGCGCCTGCTCCAACCCGACCGTGACGAGACCAAGGCCCTGCGGACGCTGACACGCACCCGCGAGCACCTGGTCGAGCAGCGGGTCACGCTCGTCCACGCATGCCGCGAACGCGCACGCGGAGGCGGCGAACGCCTCGCGAACCGGCTCGTAGCCCGGCGCGACGACGCCGGTGACGGCGTCCGGCACCGCCTGGATCACGCCGTCGCGGTCTCGAGCGACGGGGTGTCCGAGAGCAGGCGGCGGGTGTAG